A window of Mucilaginibacter paludis DSM 18603 contains these coding sequences:
- a CDS encoding DUF4905 domain-containing protein yields the protein MKPHIHIDFAAQIWKMLIDPLQGLLFIETRDTEKRQTLFSAFYLSNGHTNFINLLCDERWLTGIEACYNGVLFLHGYESALSPAHKGLIAIDGVTGITLWSNYVDALHHVSITGPVTYHTQIQPQKLFLTDALTGATLWAYNPSIDLDLDPQIRVPHVSETIDSGFKPYIKGPLTGNIHYLEYNDFRIVSLHTLIEAQLSQVLLIIQGNNLVYEDLLIDKIQKLQPEAFIMHQNRLIYIKNKVELKVLNL from the coding sequence TTGAAACCCCATATACATATTGATTTTGCGGCCCAGATTTGGAAAATGCTTATTGATCCGCTGCAAGGCCTGTTATTTATAGAAACCAGGGATACGGAAAAACGGCAAACCCTTTTCTCGGCCTTTTATCTGAGTAACGGCCACACCAACTTCATCAATTTGCTCTGCGATGAACGCTGGCTTACCGGGATAGAGGCTTGTTATAATGGTGTGCTGTTTTTGCATGGATACGAATCGGCATTGAGCCCGGCTCATAAAGGTTTAATCGCTATTGATGGCGTAACCGGTATTACGCTCTGGAGCAATTACGTAGATGCCTTGCACCACGTCAGCATCACTGGCCCGGTAACCTATCACACACAGATACAACCGCAAAAATTATTTTTAACCGACGCCTTAACGGGTGCAACGCTCTGGGCCTATAACCCGTCAATTGATCTGGATCTGGATCCGCAGATCAGGGTGCCGCACGTTAGCGAAACTATAGATTCCGGTTTTAAACCTTATATCAAAGGGCCGCTTACCGGTAATATTCATTATTTGGAGTACAATGATTTTAGAATTGTATCTTTGCACACTTTAATTGAAGCTCAGTTAAGCCAGGTATTGCTGATTATACAAGGCAACAATTTGGTTTATGAGGATTTATTAATTGATAAGATACAAAAACTGCAACCTGAAGCGTTTATTATGCATCAAAACCGGTTGATCTATATCAAAAATAAAGTTGAACTAAAGGTTTTAAATTTATAA
- a CDS encoding Dps family protein → MDAKEISLEEKSVKPVVDHLNDLLANYHLHYQKTRGCHWNVKGSSFFTLHVKFEELYTEALTTIDELAERILTLGKAPYSTFADYIATSKIKEVNTIGMKDTDMVKALIEDMATLIEMEREILEITSNAGDDGTNDMINRFMQYKEKNTWMLRSFVNED, encoded by the coding sequence ATGGACGCAAAAGAAATCAGTCTTGAAGAAAAAAGTGTAAAGCCTGTAGTAGATCACCTGAACGATCTGTTAGCCAATTATCACCTGCATTACCAAAAAACCAGGGGATGCCACTGGAATGTAAAAGGCAGCAGTTTTTTTACTTTGCACGTTAAATTCGAAGAGTTATATACCGAAGCATTAACCACTATTGATGAGCTTGCTGAGCGTATATTAACCTTAGGCAAGGCACCTTACAGTACTTTTGCCGATTATATAGCAACATCAAAAATTAAAGAGGTAAATACCATCGGCATGAAAGATACCGATATGGTGAAAGCTTTAATTGAAGATATGGCTACCCTGATTGAAATGGAACGCGAAATTTTAGAGATCACCAGCAATGCAGGCGATGACGGAACCAACGATATGATTAACAGGTTTATGCAGTATAAGGAAAAAAATACCTGGATGCTGCGCTCGTTTGTTAACGAAGATTAA